Proteins from a genomic interval of Acinonyx jubatus isolate Ajub_Pintada_27869175 chromosome B4, VMU_Ajub_asm_v1.0, whole genome shotgun sequence:
- the ANKRD33 gene encoding photoreceptor ankyrin repeat protein isoform X1, with translation MSEASSCPGSETPAPGCSLGALYWACVRNDPVQLQAALDGGVSPEEAVQVDGNGRTGLMVACYRGFENVVALLSRCPFLDVNQQDKEGDTALMLAAQAGHVPLVSLLLNYYPGLDLERRDQRGLTALMKAAIRNRSECVVALLLAGAELTAVDPVRGKTALEWAVLTDSFDTVQRIRKLLRRPQIEQLSQHYQPEWPALPGLVAQAQAQAQAAPSLLERLQATLSLPFARFPQEGGVLDHLVTITTSLASPFLTTACHTLCPEHPPALGTRSKSVPELLGTAPPPPPDPQPPQVAPGPRALIPYQSPQGVLSMCPQWLQPRDNSSPRPQAPKIRLSKAPSSPRQHKPESRPGENRRLALPIWRYQELRMERRKQEEEARQAQSQGKMG, from the exons ATGTCGGAGGCATCGTCCTGCCCTGGCAGCGAGACCCCTGCCCCAGGCTGCAGTCTGGGGGCCTTGTACTGGGCCTGTGTCCGCAATGATCCTGTCCAGCTCCAAGCGGCATTGGATGGTGGGGTCTCCCCGGAGGAGGCCGTCCAGGTGGATGGCAATGGGAGG acagGTCTTATGGTCGCCTGCTACCGCGGTTTTGAGAATGTTGTGGCCTTGCTCAGCCGCTGCCCTTTCCTCGATGTGAACCAGCAGGATAAGGAAGGGGACACAGCCCTCATGCTGGCTGCCCAAGCAG GTCATGTGCCTCTGGTGAGTCTCCTGCTCAACTACTACCCAGGCCTGGACCTGGAGCGCCGGGACCAGCGGGGGCTAACGGCACTGATGAAGGCCGCCATTCGGAACCGTTCGGAATGTGTGGTGGCCCTCCTCCTGGCAG GTGCTGAGCTGACAGCGGTGGATCCTGTCCGGGGCAAGACGGCCCTAGAGTGGGCAGTGCTGACTGACAGCTTCGACACCGTGCAAAGGATCCGGAAGCTGCTGCGGCGCCCCCAGATAGAGCAGCTCAGCCAGCATTACCAGCCCGAGTGGCCAGCCCTGCCTGGGCTcgtggcccaggcccaggcccaggcccaggctgccCCATCTCTTCTAGAGCGACTCCAGGCCACCTTGAGCCTCCCCTTTGCCCGGTTTCCTCAGGAGGGGGGTGTCCTGGACCACCTTGTGACCATCACGACCAGCCTGGCCAGTCCCTTCCTCACCACTGCCTGCCACACCCTGTGCCCTGAGCACCCACCTGCACTGGGCACCCGAAGCAAGTCTGTGCCAGAGCTGCTaggcactgcccctcccccgcccccagatcCCCAGCCCCCCCAGGTAGCCCCTGGCCCCCGGGCCCTCATCCCCTACCAGAGCCCTCAGGGCGTGTTGAGTATGTGCCCTCAGTGGCTACAGCCCAGGGACAATAGCAGCCCCAGGCCCCAAGCCCCCAAGATCCGCCTCTCCAAGGCACCTTCATCGCCCAGACAGCACAAGCCAGAGTCCAGGCCTGGAGAGAATCGAAGGTTGGCCCTTCCTATCTGGAGATATCAGGAGCTcaggatggagaggaggaagcaggaggaggaggccaggcagGCACAAAGTCAGGGAAAGATGGGCTAG
- the ANKRD33 gene encoding photoreceptor ankyrin repeat protein isoform X2: protein MVACYRGFENVVALLSRCPFLDVNQQDKEGDTALMLAAQAGHVPLVSLLLNYYPGLDLERRDQRGLTALMKAAIRNRSECVVALLLAGAELTAVDPVRGKTALEWAVLTDSFDTVQRIRKLLRRPQIEQLSQHYQPEWPALPGLVAQAQAQAQAAPSLLERLQATLSLPFARFPQEGGVLDHLVTITTSLASPFLTTACHTLCPEHPPALGTRSKSVPELLGTAPPPPPDPQPPQVAPGPRALIPYQSPQGVLSMCPQWLQPRDNSSPRPQAPKIRLSKAPSSPRQHKPESRPGENRRLALPIWRYQELRMERRKQEEEARQAQSQGKMG from the exons ATGGTCGCCTGCTACCGCGGTTTTGAGAATGTTGTGGCCTTGCTCAGCCGCTGCCCTTTCCTCGATGTGAACCAGCAGGATAAGGAAGGGGACACAGCCCTCATGCTGGCTGCCCAAGCAG GTCATGTGCCTCTGGTGAGTCTCCTGCTCAACTACTACCCAGGCCTGGACCTGGAGCGCCGGGACCAGCGGGGGCTAACGGCACTGATGAAGGCCGCCATTCGGAACCGTTCGGAATGTGTGGTGGCCCTCCTCCTGGCAG GTGCTGAGCTGACAGCGGTGGATCCTGTCCGGGGCAAGACGGCCCTAGAGTGGGCAGTGCTGACTGACAGCTTCGACACCGTGCAAAGGATCCGGAAGCTGCTGCGGCGCCCCCAGATAGAGCAGCTCAGCCAGCATTACCAGCCCGAGTGGCCAGCCCTGCCTGGGCTcgtggcccaggcccaggcccaggcccaggctgccCCATCTCTTCTAGAGCGACTCCAGGCCACCTTGAGCCTCCCCTTTGCCCGGTTTCCTCAGGAGGGGGGTGTCCTGGACCACCTTGTGACCATCACGACCAGCCTGGCCAGTCCCTTCCTCACCACTGCCTGCCACACCCTGTGCCCTGAGCACCCACCTGCACTGGGCACCCGAAGCAAGTCTGTGCCAGAGCTGCTaggcactgcccctcccccgcccccagatcCCCAGCCCCCCCAGGTAGCCCCTGGCCCCCGGGCCCTCATCCCCTACCAGAGCCCTCAGGGCGTGTTGAGTATGTGCCCTCAGTGGCTACAGCCCAGGGACAATAGCAGCCCCAGGCCCCAAGCCCCCAAGATCCGCCTCTCCAAGGCACCTTCATCGCCCAGACAGCACAAGCCAGAGTCCAGGCCTGGAGAGAATCGAAGGTTGGCCCTTCCTATCTGGAGATATCAGGAGCTcaggatggagaggaggaagcaggaggaggaggccaggcagGCACAAAGTCAGGGAAAGATGGGCTAG